From a single Adhaeribacter swui genomic region:
- the ftsZ gene encoding cell division protein FtsZ, translated as MSFSSYKFDIPTQSKSIIKVIGVGGGGSNAVNHMCGQGIKDVEFVVCNTDAQALKSSNVPNKLQIGVDLTEGLGAGANPERGKQAAIESREQIRELLGNDTKMVFITAGMGGGTGTGAAPVIAKIAKELDILTVGIVTAPFIFEGKKKRDAAERGIKDLSENCDTVLVILNDKLREIFGNLPIRQAFAKADNVLTTAAKSIAEIITVTSEVNVDFEDVKTVMKDSGAAVMGSATTEGENRALRAAEEALSSPLLNNTDIHGAQKILLSIMSGDQAELEMDELTEITEYIQEKAGEEAEVIFGHGIDPELGQSIRVTVIATGFARDAVTINTNQVKKNTTPEADPQINIFDTDRAVVTPEPIVAARPAAPVRVPVQEPAPVVNQVPVPTPIPVPTPAPTPTRVPAEPVRVVFDLESKQEVFTPEERHEFAKPPVEDDLNDLQQKSQERRERLRRLSSEITNEAIKEKLEVPAYLRRNVALENVPHSSNRNISRFNLSDDNDILGDNKFLHDNVD; from the coding sequence ATGAGTTTTTCATCCTATAAGTTTGATATACCTACACAAAGCAAATCTATTATTAAGGTTATTGGTGTTGGTGGGGGAGGTAGCAATGCTGTAAATCACATGTGTGGCCAAGGCATTAAAGATGTTGAATTTGTGGTATGTAATACCGACGCGCAGGCTCTGAAAAGCAGCAATGTACCCAACAAACTGCAAATTGGCGTTGACTTAACCGAAGGCTTAGGTGCAGGGGCAAATCCGGAGCGGGGTAAGCAAGCTGCTATCGAAAGCCGGGAGCAAATCCGGGAGTTACTGGGCAACGATACCAAAATGGTTTTTATAACAGCCGGGATGGGCGGTGGTACCGGTACGGGTGCGGCCCCCGTAATTGCTAAAATTGCGAAAGAACTCGATATACTTACGGTAGGTATTGTTACTGCTCCTTTTATATTTGAAGGTAAGAAAAAACGTGACGCCGCCGAAAGAGGGATTAAAGACCTGAGCGAAAACTGTGATACCGTTTTAGTAATTCTGAACGATAAGCTCCGCGAAATCTTTGGTAATTTGCCTATTCGTCAGGCTTTTGCCAAAGCCGATAACGTGTTAACCACCGCCGCCAAAAGTATTGCCGAAATTATTACGGTAACTTCGGAAGTTAACGTGGATTTTGAAGACGTTAAAACCGTTATGAAAGATTCGGGAGCAGCCGTAATGGGTTCTGCTACCACTGAAGGCGAAAACCGGGCTTTACGCGCCGCCGAAGAAGCTTTATCGTCACCTTTGTTGAATAATACCGATATTCACGGGGCACAAAAAATATTGCTTTCCATTATGTCCGGCGACCAGGCCGAACTGGAAATGGACGAATTAACCGAAATTACCGAGTACATCCAGGAAAAAGCCGGCGAAGAAGCCGAAGTTATTTTTGGGCACGGTATTGATCCGGAGTTAGGCCAAAGCATTCGAGTTACGGTTATTGCTACTGGTTTTGCCCGCGATGCGGTTACTATAAACACAAATCAGGTAAAAAAAAACACTACACCGGAAGCTGACCCTCAAATAAACATTTTTGATACCGATCGGGCGGTGGTAACACCAGAGCCCATTGTGGCTGCCCGGCCAGCTGCCCCCGTACGGGTACCCGTGCAGGAACCAGCTCCTGTGGTAAACCAGGTCCCAGTACCTACGCCAATTCCGGTACCAACGCCTGCTCCAACGCCAACCCGTGTGCCGGCCGAACCAGTTCGGGTGGTATTTGATTTAGAGTCGAAGCAGGAAGTGTTTACCCCGGAAGAACGACATGAATTTGCAAAACCCCCGGTGGAGGATGATTTAAATGATCTGCAGCAAAAATCGCAGGAACGGCGGGAGCGTTTGCGCCGGTTAAGCAGCGAAATTACCAACGAAGCCATTAAAGAGAAATTAGAAGTGCCCGCTTATCTGCGCCGCAATGTAGCCCTGGAGAATGTACCTCATTCTTCAAACCGCAATATTTCCCGGTTTAACTTAAGCGACGATAACGATATTTTAGGCGATAACAAGTTTTTACATGATAATGTAGACTAG
- a CDS encoding sll1863 family stress response protein, with product MDHYPLKPENMRAPAHLTRDEIKQSLEELDNKIKILQGRAHATTIDSNHTYHEHIAGLEKKRALLAQQLDTTQDESSSTWTDIKTGLQNLKDEIRNMLD from the coding sequence ATGGACCACTACCCTTTAAAACCAGAAAATATGCGGGCGCCCGCGCACTTAACCCGGGATGAAATTAAACAAAGTTTAGAGGAATTAGATAACAAGATAAAAATACTGCAAGGCCGGGCGCATGCAACCACCATCGACTCGAACCATACGTACCACGAGCATATTGCCGGTTTAGAGAAAAAACGCGCTTTGCTGGCCCAGCAACTTGATACTACCCAGGACGAATCGTCTAGCACCTGGACCGATATTAAAACCGGTTTACAAAACTTAAAAGATGAAATCCGGAATATGCTGGACTAA